One genomic window of Daphnia pulex isolate KAP4 chromosome 10, ASM2113471v1 includes the following:
- the LOC124205825 gene encoding ABC transporter G family member 20-like isoform X1, producing MMGKSVGGSEVIVSTHNVETNNGAGVGQAVLVRNATKSYGAGSNHSAVLKGLDMTVNRGSIYGLLGSSGCGKTTLLSCLVGRRSLNSGEVLILGHEPGTPESGVPGPRVGYMPQELALYSDFTIKETLQYFGRIYNLRAAFVNSQLAFLTKLLDLPASDRYVKTLSGGQQRRVSFAVALFHEPELLILDEPTVGVDPLLRRSIWDHLIRQSVDHGRTVIVTTHYIEEARQANTIGMMRSGRLLAEDSPDKLLAHYNLSSLEDVFLKLCINQGVNKGVEQLEIMANVSLSNETHQIVPRTQQQAGEHENVAFDYSVNEVDLPENDVQRRNRINSNESPVTPVDLSSVRKPPIAILDHNARGANNMMNCISETSNTREPTGTASVVKRKRQGHPLKIPSLHRLGALIRKNYLISFRNIGIFVFIYLLPAFQATVFNVTLGHEPKGLKMAIVNEELDPTQGRVCNYTTDCAYSMLSCRYLRYIKDNIVQVPYQSLPDAMEAGRNGQVWGVIHFGHNFTEEFEIRQTEGDSTNVDNIIRSRISVNVDSSNHQIDIFIEKWLLEAFRDFFRDFMKSCQHEPEAGYIPVVFLDPVYGKKDTPFTEFMAPGLIISIVYFMAVSLTAGVFVAERKQGLLDRSLVAGVTMTEIFIGHSFNMFTIIIGQTALVFVCMLLIFNIPCQGNLALAVFITFLQGFVGMCFGLLITTICDNEATALNLSQASFIPLLVMGGICWPIEGMPFYLRNIAYSMPVTYAIESLRSIFARGWGIERPDVYAGILISIAWIISLLVLCLVIIRSRKYTS from the exons ATGATGGGCAAAAGTGTTGGAGGATCAGAAGTGATTGTTTCGACGCATAATGTCGAAACGAATAATGGAGCAGGTGTTGGTCAGGCGGTTCTCGTCCGCAACGCAACTAAATCTTACGGAGCTGGAAGCAACCACTCCGCCGTGCTTAAAGGATTGGACATGACAGTTAATAGGGGAAGcat ATATGGATTGCTCGGGTCGAGCGGTTGTGGCAAGACCACCCTGTTAAGTTGTCTGGTTGGTCGTCGAAGCCTAAACAGCGGAGAGGTACTGATCCTTGGCCACGAGCCGGGCACTCCGGAGAGCGGCGTACCTGGTCCGCGAGTTGGTTACATGCCACAAGAGTTGGCCTTGTACAGCGACTTCACCATCAAGGAGACTCTCCAGTATTTTGGTCGTATCTACAATTTGCGGGCCGCCTTTGTCAACTCGCAGTTAGCGTTTCTGACCAAATTGTTGGACCTGCCTGCCAGCGATCGTTACGTCAAGACGCTGAGCGGCGGTCAGCAGCGGCGCGTCTCGTTCGCCGTCGCCTTGTTCCACGAGCCCGAATTGCTCATCTTGGACGAACCAACTGTTGGCGTTGATCCTTTACTCCGGCGCAG tATTTGGGATCACCTTATTCGTCAGAGTGTCGACCATGGGAGGACTGTCATAGTAACTACCCACTACATTGAAGAAGCCAGACAGGCTAATACA ATCGGAATGATGCGCTCCGGCCGTCTGTTGGCGGAAGATTCTCCCGACAAACTGTTAGCGCACTACAACTTGTCTTCCTTGGAAGACGTTTTCCTCAAGCTTTGCATCAATCAAGGTGTTAATAAAGGAGTCGAACAACTCGAGATCATGGCAAACGTCAGCCTTTCGAATGAGACGCATCAAATTGTACCTCGCACTCAGCAGCAGGCTGGAGAACATGAAAATGTGGCTTTTGACTACAGCGTCAACGAAGTCGATCTGCCTGAAAATGATGTTCAACGTCGAAATCGCATAAACTCTAATGAATCCCCCGTAACTCCGGTCGACCTTTCCTCAGTAAGAAAGCCCCCAATTGCTATACTTGACCAT AACGCTCGTGGGGCCAACAACATGATGAATTGCATCAGTGAAACGAGCAACACCCGGGAGCCTACCGGAACTGCCAGTGTTGTGAAACGAAAACGCCAAGGTCATCCTTTGAAAATTCCGTCTCTTCATCGCCTTGGTGCGCTCATTCGGAAAAATTACTTGATATCCTTTCGGAACATTGG GATATTTGTATTCATCTACTTGTTGCCCGCCTTCCAAGCGACGGTCTTTAATGTTACACTCGGACACGAACCTAAGGGCCTGAAAATGGCCATCGTCAATGAAGAGCTGGATCCAACCCAGGGCCGCGTCTGCAACTACACGACGGACTGCGCGTATTCGATGCTCAGCTGCCGCTACTTACGATACATTAAGGACAACATAGTTCaa GTCCCTTATCAAAGTTTGCCGGATGCAATGGAAGCGGGAAGAAATGGCCAAGTCTGGGGCGTGATCCACTTCGGACATAATTTCACGGAAGAATTTGAGATTCGCCAGACTGAAGGAGATTCGACAAATGTCGACAACATTATCCGCAGTCGAATTAGCGTCAACGTTGATTCCTCCA ACCATCAAATTGATATTTTCATCGAGAAATGGCTTTTGGAGGCCTTCAGGGACTTCTTTAGAGATTTTATGAAATCTTGCCAGCATGAGCCAGAGGCTGGTTACATCCCTGTcgtg tTCCTTGATCCTGTATACGGAAAGAAAGATACTCCATTCACAGAATTTATGGCTCCCGGCCTTATTATTTC GATTGTGTATTTTATGGCTGTTTCGTTAACCGCCGGAGTCTTCGTTGCCGAACGGAAGCAAGGTCTTCTAGACCGAAGTTTAGTGGCTG GTGTAACGATGACCGAAATATTTATCGGTCATTCGTTCAACATGTTTACCATAATCATTGGCCAAACTGCCCTGGTTTTCGTGTGCATGTTGTTGATCTTCAATATTCCTTGCCAAGGCAATCTGGCCCTGGCTGTCTTTATTACTTTTCTTCAAGGATTTGTCGGCATGTgctttg gtTTACTAATAACCACTATATGCGACAACGAAGCCACAGCTCTCAATCTTTCACAAGCCAGTTTTATTCCGCTTTTAGTTATGGGAGGGATTTGCTGGCCCATCGAag gGATGCCTTTTTATCTCCGCAATATTGCCTACTCCATGCCGGTGACGTATGCCATCGAATCTTTAAGATCCATTTTCGCTCGCGGCTGGGGTATTGAACGACCTGATGTCTACGCTGGAATTTTAATAAGCATTGCTTGGATTATTTCCTTGTTGGTTCTTTGTCTAGTTATCATACGCAGTCGTAAGTATAccagttaa
- the LOC124205835 gene encoding gastric triacylglycerol lipase-like, producing the protein MYASTKDVLIVSIVCYILASHGNEEKVINFVTNSFKLITDLIQHTLQPRIERNVFQQPESFMTTPEIIAYRGYPIEIHHVVTDDGYILELHRIPFGSCETCFKNRTIRRKPVFLQHGMMTTDHTWLFSSSNNSLAYILADNGYDVWLGNSRGNVYSRKHVSLNPDADREYWNYSWDEMGKYDIPASIDYVLNTTEENKLAAYFGYSLGVGTFLMGAIQHSELNDKVEVMIGLGPTVNVAHLNNFFRYMAPFVKIYQFLQELLGIGEVHRTDGLFHLLTRLLCETSHFGVEIGKHMLFQIFGYSETYEKNFAFRSSGHYPGGGSANTMAHFFQNINSGDSFLHFDYGSAENLKRYGTTYPPEYNLTKVTVPVYLVYGDNDPFAPIEDLSWLIERLSCLKAAIRVDSPGFTHGDFIWSTRLAELVNLPVIDLIPSNFH; encoded by the exons ATGTATGCATCCACAAAAGATGTTCTCATTGTTTCGATTGTCTGTTACATTTTAGCCTCTCAtggcaatgaagaaaaagtgatCAACTTTGTTACCAATTCGTTCAAACTAATCACGGACCTAATTCAACATACACTCCAACCTAGGATTGAGCGCAACGTGTTCCAACAGCCGGAAAGCTTCATGACCACG CCAGAAATCATTGCCTATCGAGGCTATCCCATAGAAATCCATCACGTTGTCACCGATGATGGGTACATCCTTGAACTCCATCGTATTCCTTTCGGAAGTTGTGAAACTTGCTTCAAAAACAGAACAATACGGCGAAAGCCTGTGTTCCTGCAGCACGGGATGATGACAACAGACCATACCTGGCTTTTTAGTTCGTCCAACAATTCACTAg CTTACATTTTGGCGGACAACGGATACg ACGTATGGTTGGGAAACAGCAGAGGGAACGTTTATTCCAGGAAACATGTTTCTCTGAATCCCGACGCTGACAGAGAATACTGGAACTATTC ATGGGATGAAATGGGCAAGTATGACATCCCGGCCAGTATCGATTACGTTCTGAATAcaacagaagaaaacaaattggcCGCCTATTTTGGATATTCTCTTGGCGTCGGCACATTTTTAATGGGTGCAATCCAGCATTCGGAATTAAACGACAAAGTGGAAGTCATGATTGGACTTGGACCGACTGTCAATGTGGCccatttaaataattttttccggTACATGGCGCCGTTTGTTAAAATCTATCAA TTTTTGCAGGAACTATTGGGAATCGGTGAAGTTCATAGGACTGATGGTCTTTTTCACTTATTGACTCGCCTTTTATGTGAAACTTCTCATTTTGGTGTAGAAATCGGGAAGCATATGCTCTTCCAGATATTTGGCTACTCCGAAACTTATGAAAAG AATTTCGCGTTTCGCTCCAGCGGTCATTATCCGGGCGGTGGGTCAGCGAATACTATGGcccattttttccaaaacatAAACTCTG GTGATTCATTTCTTCACTTCGACTACGGATCAGCTGAAAATTTGAAGCGGTACGGAACGACTTACCCACCCGAGTACAATCTCACTAAAGTGACCGTACCCGTCTATTTGGTCTATGGCGACAATGACCCGTTTGCGCCAATTGAG GACTTGTCTTGGCTGATAGAAAGATTGAGCTGCTTGAAAGCCGCTATTCGGGTGGACAGCCCTGGGTTTACCCATGGCGACTTTATATGGTCAACTCGTCTCGCTGAATTAGTAAATCTTCCTGTTATCGACCTAATACCATCTAATTTTCACTGA
- the LOC124205834 gene encoding gastric triacylglycerol lipase-like, with protein MKNSKTSTFFQSLASFMVVYCFLTLDTRTILSPFINNPLTQIKEMFQHILHPSLERSVIKEPECFMTTPEIIAYRGYPIEIHHVVTDDGYILELHRIPFGKRETRFENSTIHRKPVFLQHGMMATDHFWLLSASNNSLAYILADHGYDVWLGNSRGNVYSRKHISLNPDTDREFWNYSWDEMGKYDIPASIDYVLNATGQEKLAAYFGYSLGVSAFFMGAIEHPQLNDKVEVMFGLGPTVSVAHLSNFFRFMAPFVKPYQFFQQLLGIGEVHRNDGFVHQVTRLIGETSHFGIEFGRHILFQIFGYSELYKEADVFRLAGHYPAGGSANTMAHFFQNYNSGESFLYFDYGPAENLERYGTTYPPEYNLTQVTVPVYLVHADNDPFAPNEDVAWLIPRLGNLKAAIRVDSPTFSHGDFIWSPRLAELVHLPVIDLLPSPFAYKKSVQMK; from the exons atgaagaattcgAAAACTTCGACATTTTTCCAATCTCTTGCGAGTTTTATGGTTGTGTACTGTTTCTTGACTCTTGACACCCGCACTATTTTGTCGCCCTTTATCAATAACCCCTTGAcgcaaatcaaagaaatgttCCAGCACATCCTCCACCCCTCGCTGGAGCGCAGCGTGATCAAAGAACCAGAGTGCTTCATGACAaca CCAGAAATCATTGCCTATCGAGGCTATCCCATAGAAATCCATCACGTTGTCACCGATGATGGGTACATCCTTGAACTCCATCGTATTCCTTTCGGAAAACGGGAAACTCGATTCGAAAACAGCACAATTCACCGAAAACCCGTGTTCCTCCAGCACGGCATGATGGCCACAGATCATTTCTGGCTGTTGAGCGCGTCCAACAATTCACTAG CCTACATTCTGGCCGATCACGGATATG ATGTATGGTTGGGAAACAGCAGAGGAAACGTTTATTCTAGGAAACACATTTCTCTGAATCCGGACACTGACAGAGAATTCTGGAACTATTC TTGGGATGAAATGGGTAAGTATGACATCCCTGCCAGCATCGATTACGTCTTGAATGCAACAGGACAAGAAAAATTGGCCGCCTATTTTGGATATTCGCTGGGCGTTAGCGCGTTTTTCATGGGCGCCATCGAACATCCGCAATTGAACGACAAAGTGGAAGTCATGTTTGGGCTCGGGCCAACTGTCAGTGTTGCCCATTTAAGTAACTTTTTTCGATTCATGGCGCCATTCGTAAAGCCCTATCAA TTTTTTCAGCAGCTGCTGGGAATTGGTGAGGTCCACAGGAACGACGGTTTTGTACACCAAGTGACTCGTCTCATCGGAGAGACTTCTCACTTCGGTATCGAATTCGGCAGACATATTCTCTTCCAGATATTCGGCTACTCGGAGCTGTACAAAGAG GCTGACGTCTTTCGGTTGGCGGGACATTACCCAGCCGGTGGTTCAGCCAATACCATGGcccatttctttcaaaattataaCTCCG GGGAATCATTCCTTTACTTCGACTACGGACCAGCGGAAAATTTGGAGCGGTACGGAACGACTTACCCGCCCGAGTACAATCTCACCCAAGTGACCGTGCCCGTCTATTTGGTTCACGCCGACAATGACCCGTTTGCGCCAAATGAG gaCGTGGCTTGGTTGATCCCGAGATTGGGTAACTTGAAAGCCGCTATTCGGGTGGACAGTCCTACGTTCAGTCACGGAGATTTTATATGGTCACCTCGCCTGGCTGAATTGGTTCACCTTCCGGTTATCGATTTGTTACCGTCACCTTTCGCCTACAAGAAATCCGTTCAGATGAAGTAG
- the LOC124205825 gene encoding ABC transporter G family member 20-like isoform X2 → MMGKSVGGSEVIVSTHNVETNNGAGVGQAVLVRNATKSYGAGSNHSAVLKGLDMTVNRGSIYGLLGSSGCGKTTLLSCLVGRRSLNSGEVLILGHEPGTPESGVPGPRVGYMPQELALYSDFTIKETLQYFGRIYNLRAAFVNSQLAFLTKLLDLPASDRYVKTLSGGQQRRVSFAVALFHEPELLILDEPTVGVDPLLRRSIWDHLIRQSVDHGRTVIVTTHYIEEARQANTIGMMRSGRLLAEDSPDKLLAHYNLSSLEDVFLKLCINQGVNKGVEQLEIMANVSLSNETHQIVPRTQQQAGEHENVAFDYSVNEVDLPENDVQRRNRINSNESPVTPVDLSSNARGANNMMNCISETSNTREPTGTASVVKRKRQGHPLKIPSLHRLGALIRKNYLISFRNIGIFVFIYLLPAFQATVFNVTLGHEPKGLKMAIVNEELDPTQGRVCNYTTDCAYSMLSCRYLRYIKDNIVQVPYQSLPDAMEAGRNGQVWGVIHFGHNFTEEFEIRQTEGDSTNVDNIIRSRISVNVDSSNHQIDIFIEKWLLEAFRDFFRDFMKSCQHEPEAGYIPVVFLDPVYGKKDTPFTEFMAPGLIISIVYFMAVSLTAGVFVAERKQGLLDRSLVAGVTMTEIFIGHSFNMFTIIIGQTALVFVCMLLIFNIPCQGNLALAVFITFLQGFVGMCFGLLITTICDNEATALNLSQASFIPLLVMGGICWPIEGMPFYLRNIAYSMPVTYAIESLRSIFARGWGIERPDVYAGILISIAWIISLLVLCLVIIRSRKYTS, encoded by the exons ATGATGGGCAAAAGTGTTGGAGGATCAGAAGTGATTGTTTCGACGCATAATGTCGAAACGAATAATGGAGCAGGTGTTGGTCAGGCGGTTCTCGTCCGCAACGCAACTAAATCTTACGGAGCTGGAAGCAACCACTCCGCCGTGCTTAAAGGATTGGACATGACAGTTAATAGGGGAAGcat ATATGGATTGCTCGGGTCGAGCGGTTGTGGCAAGACCACCCTGTTAAGTTGTCTGGTTGGTCGTCGAAGCCTAAACAGCGGAGAGGTACTGATCCTTGGCCACGAGCCGGGCACTCCGGAGAGCGGCGTACCTGGTCCGCGAGTTGGTTACATGCCACAAGAGTTGGCCTTGTACAGCGACTTCACCATCAAGGAGACTCTCCAGTATTTTGGTCGTATCTACAATTTGCGGGCCGCCTTTGTCAACTCGCAGTTAGCGTTTCTGACCAAATTGTTGGACCTGCCTGCCAGCGATCGTTACGTCAAGACGCTGAGCGGCGGTCAGCAGCGGCGCGTCTCGTTCGCCGTCGCCTTGTTCCACGAGCCCGAATTGCTCATCTTGGACGAACCAACTGTTGGCGTTGATCCTTTACTCCGGCGCAG tATTTGGGATCACCTTATTCGTCAGAGTGTCGACCATGGGAGGACTGTCATAGTAACTACCCACTACATTGAAGAAGCCAGACAGGCTAATACA ATCGGAATGATGCGCTCCGGCCGTCTGTTGGCGGAAGATTCTCCCGACAAACTGTTAGCGCACTACAACTTGTCTTCCTTGGAAGACGTTTTCCTCAAGCTTTGCATCAATCAAGGTGTTAATAAAGGAGTCGAACAACTCGAGATCATGGCAAACGTCAGCCTTTCGAATGAGACGCATCAAATTGTACCTCGCACTCAGCAGCAGGCTGGAGAACATGAAAATGTGGCTTTTGACTACAGCGTCAACGAAGTCGATCTGCCTGAAAATGATGTTCAACGTCGAAATCGCATAAACTCTAATGAATCCCCCGTAACTCCGGTCGACCTTTCCTCA AACGCTCGTGGGGCCAACAACATGATGAATTGCATCAGTGAAACGAGCAACACCCGGGAGCCTACCGGAACTGCCAGTGTTGTGAAACGAAAACGCCAAGGTCATCCTTTGAAAATTCCGTCTCTTCATCGCCTTGGTGCGCTCATTCGGAAAAATTACTTGATATCCTTTCGGAACATTGG GATATTTGTATTCATCTACTTGTTGCCCGCCTTCCAAGCGACGGTCTTTAATGTTACACTCGGACACGAACCTAAGGGCCTGAAAATGGCCATCGTCAATGAAGAGCTGGATCCAACCCAGGGCCGCGTCTGCAACTACACGACGGACTGCGCGTATTCGATGCTCAGCTGCCGCTACTTACGATACATTAAGGACAACATAGTTCaa GTCCCTTATCAAAGTTTGCCGGATGCAATGGAAGCGGGAAGAAATGGCCAAGTCTGGGGCGTGATCCACTTCGGACATAATTTCACGGAAGAATTTGAGATTCGCCAGACTGAAGGAGATTCGACAAATGTCGACAACATTATCCGCAGTCGAATTAGCGTCAACGTTGATTCCTCCA ACCATCAAATTGATATTTTCATCGAGAAATGGCTTTTGGAGGCCTTCAGGGACTTCTTTAGAGATTTTATGAAATCTTGCCAGCATGAGCCAGAGGCTGGTTACATCCCTGTcgtg tTCCTTGATCCTGTATACGGAAAGAAAGATACTCCATTCACAGAATTTATGGCTCCCGGCCTTATTATTTC GATTGTGTATTTTATGGCTGTTTCGTTAACCGCCGGAGTCTTCGTTGCCGAACGGAAGCAAGGTCTTCTAGACCGAAGTTTAGTGGCTG GTGTAACGATGACCGAAATATTTATCGGTCATTCGTTCAACATGTTTACCATAATCATTGGCCAAACTGCCCTGGTTTTCGTGTGCATGTTGTTGATCTTCAATATTCCTTGCCAAGGCAATCTGGCCCTGGCTGTCTTTATTACTTTTCTTCAAGGATTTGTCGGCATGTgctttg gtTTACTAATAACCACTATATGCGACAACGAAGCCACAGCTCTCAATCTTTCACAAGCCAGTTTTATTCCGCTTTTAGTTATGGGAGGGATTTGCTGGCCCATCGAag gGATGCCTTTTTATCTCCGCAATATTGCCTACTCCATGCCGGTGACGTATGCCATCGAATCTTTAAGATCCATTTTCGCTCGCGGCTGGGGTATTGAACGACCTGATGTCTACGCTGGAATTTTAATAAGCATTGCTTGGATTATTTCCTTGTTGGTTCTTTGTCTAGTTATCATACGCAGTCGTAAGTATAccagttaa